In a single window of the uncultured Dysgonomonas sp. genome:
- a CDS encoding adenylyltransferase/cytidyltransferase family protein, producing MKKVFVSGCYDMLHSGHVAFFEEAATYGELYVGIGSDKTVNELKARKTVNNEQERLYMVSSLRSVKKAWVNRGSGLIDFLEEIEQLKPDIFFVNSDGHSSLKEQLCKDLGIEYVVSKRVPHENLPVRSTTALREECRIPYRIDLAGGWLDQPNVSRLYPGPVLTISIEPDYEFNDRSGMSTSSRNKAIELWQVDIPSGNREKLALTLFCFENPPGTKYVSGSQDSLGIVMPGLNRLHYTGDFWPSEIESILDNGTLSWLEKHLWLVPLYPRHGDYDVLSETNITIENAKKLSLAALSAWDAIRAKDIQKLGKAVKDSFDAQILMYPHMVNIDIFKVLDKYKDQALGWKLSGAGGGGYLTFVSEIPIENAIQIRIRRGDNF from the coding sequence ATGAAGAAAGTTTTTGTCAGCGGGTGTTATGATATGCTTCACAGTGGGCATGTAGCGTTTTTCGAAGAGGCTGCCACGTATGGAGAACTATACGTAGGTATAGGCTCGGATAAAACTGTGAATGAACTAAAGGCTCGAAAAACTGTCAATAATGAACAGGAACGCCTGTATATGGTGAGTTCCCTCAGATCAGTAAAAAAGGCGTGGGTAAATCGTGGTTCAGGACTTATTGATTTTTTGGAAGAAATCGAACAACTAAAACCGGATATATTTTTTGTCAACAGTGACGGGCATAGTTCCCTGAAGGAGCAATTGTGCAAAGATTTGGGTATAGAATATGTTGTAAGTAAACGTGTTCCCCATGAGAATTTGCCGGTTCGTTCTACTACGGCTCTGCGCGAAGAGTGCCGTATTCCGTACCGTATCGATCTGGCGGGCGGATGGCTTGATCAACCTAATGTCAGCAGGCTGTATCCGGGGCCTGTATTGACTATATCCATAGAACCTGATTATGAATTTAATGATCGCAGTGGTATGTCTACCAGTTCGCGAAATAAAGCGATCGAACTTTGGCAAGTGGACATTCCGTCGGGCAACAGGGAAAAATTGGCATTAACCCTTTTCTGTTTTGAGAATCCTCCCGGAACAAAGTATGTAAGCGGGTCACAGGATTCATTGGGAATTGTTATGCCGGGGCTTAACAGATTGCATTATACGGGGGATTTCTGGCCTTCGGAAATAGAAAGTATATTGGATAACGGAACTCTCAGCTGGCTCGAAAAACATTTGTGGCTGGTACCCTTATATCCGCGTCACGGTGATTATGATGTGTTGTCTGAGACTAATATAACAATTGAAAATGCAAAGAAACTGAGTCTTGCTGCTCTCTCGGCATGGGATGCAATAAGAGCAAAGGATATTCAGAAACTAGGAAAGGCTGTAAAAGACAGCTTCGATGCCCAGATACTCATGTATCCGCATATGGTAAACATTGATATATTCAAGGTGTTGGATAAGTATAAAGATCAGGCTTTAGGCTGGAAACTTAGTGGTGCAGGAGGCGGAGGGTATCTAACATTCGTTAGTGAAATACCGATAGAGAATGCGATTCAGATACGTATACGCCGAGGGGATAATTTTTAA